Within the Catalinimonas niigatensis genome, the region ATTATTGCCCTGATTGACCAGTATGCCCAGGCCAGGGAAAAGCAGGATACGGTGCTGCTCAAAAGTATTCTGACAGAAGAGGTAGACCAGCTGGTGTCTTCCGGCGAATGGCGGGAGGGAATAGCAGGTTCCATGCAGGGCATGATGCGCAGTTCTACCAACAATCCCGGCGAAAGAACATTGACCGTAGATCAGGTTCGCTTCTTACATAAAGAGGCTGCCATTGCTGACGCACGCTACGAAATCAAAAACAGCGATGGGAGCGTCAGAAAGATGTGGAGTACTTTCATCGTAGTAAAGCAGGGCAAGCAATGGAAGATCACCGCTATCCGAAATATGCTGCCCGCAGGTGGTGCCTGATAAAAAAAATAAAAAATGTGTGACATCTAGCATTCACCTGCGAACAATAAGGTAAACAAGCCATAGAAAACGTTTAACCTATTGCAAGTTGAAAGAATTAAGCCCACAGGAAAACGCCTTTGTTGAATACCTTGAAAGTTACAAGAAACTCATCGCCAAGGTAGCCCGGATTTACTGCCAGGACAGTGAAGACAGGAAAGACCTGATGCAGGACATCATGCTGCAGTTGTGGAAAGCCTATCCCAGATATGATGCAAGCTATGCTTTGTCTACCTGGACGTACAGGGTAGCCATTAATGTTTCCATTTCTTTTCTGAGAAAGGCAGGCAGCAGGGACAAGACCCATCATGCTTACCGTCAGCAAAATGAATGGTTTCAGGTGGAAGATCCCACCACCGAAGAGAGGCTGGAATATCTCTACCAGTTTATAGAAAAGCTGAAGCCGTTGGATAAGGCCATCATCCTGCTCTACCTGGAAGGCTGCAATAACAAAGAGATCTCCCGCGTGACCGGACTTTCAACGACCAATGTGTCTACCAGAAAACAACGCATCAAAGAAGCATTGAAACAATATTTTGAAACCTATCAACAAATCATATCATGAAATTTGAAGAACTCGCCGGCATTTGGAACAGCAGTGATACGGAACTGGAAAAGAGTGTGAAAATCAACCGGGAACTGGTGAAGGAGGTGGGACTCTCCAAAGTCAAATCCAACCTTTATGAAATCAAGTGGACCGGGATTTTTGGGGTAGTGGTAGGAATCCTTTTCTTTAACTTTCTGATGGGATTCATGGTGGAACATTTCTCAGCTCCTGAGTTCTTCTTTCCGGCACTGATGCTATGGAGTATCACGGTATACAGCCTTATCCTGGAAATCTATAAACTAAGCTTATTGTATACGCTTGATGCAAGAGTAAGTGTGATGGAAGCCCGCAAAAAACTGATGCGGCTGCAGCGACTGGAGATTATGGATATCTATAGTCTTTACA harbors:
- a CDS encoding RNA polymerase sigma factor, whose translation is MKELSPQENAFVEYLESYKKLIAKVARIYCQDSEDRKDLMQDIMLQLWKAYPRYDASYALSTWTYRVAINVSISFLRKAGSRDKTHHAYRQQNEWFQVEDPTTEERLEYLYQFIEKLKPLDKAIILLYLEGCNNKEISRVTGLSTTNVSTRKQRIKEALKQYFETYQQIIS
- a CDS encoding SgcJ/EcaC family oxidoreductase, giving the protein MPSQITSAMKPILLFVLLHFIITNAMYAQSSTQDSRQEQAIIALIDQYAQAREKQDTVLLKSILTEEVDQLVSSGEWREGIAGSMQGMMRSSTNNPGERTLTVDQVRFLHKEAAIADARYEIKNSDGSVRKMWSTFIVVKQGKQWKITAIRNMLPAGGA